The following are encoded in a window of Bos indicus isolate NIAB-ARS_2022 breed Sahiwal x Tharparkar chromosome 7, NIAB-ARS_B.indTharparkar_mat_pri_1.0, whole genome shotgun sequence genomic DNA:
- the LOC109561175 gene encoding olfactory receptor 10H1, producing the protein MQGANFSAVTEFILIGFSTFPHLQLMFFLLFLLMYLFTLLGNLLIMATIWREHSLHTPMYLFLCALSISEILYTFAIIPRMLADLLSTDRSISFTACASQMFFSFMFGFTHSFLLTVMGYDRYVAICHPLRYNVLMSPRGCACLVAWSWAGGSVMGLVVTSAIFHLIFCGPNEVHHFACHVPPLLKLACGTEVQVVAKGVGLVCITALLGCGLLILLSYAFIVAAILRIPSAEGRHKAFSTCASHLTVVVVHYGFASVIYLKPKGPQSLEGDTLMGITYTVLTPFLSPIIFSLRNKELKITMKKTFLSKLYPEKI; encoded by the coding sequence ATGCAAGGAGCCAACTTCTCAGCAGTGACTGAATTCATCCTCATCGGCTTCTCTACCTTCCCACACCTTCAGCTGATGTTCTTCCTGCTCTTCCTGCTGATGTACCTGTTCACGTTGCTGGGGAACCTGCTCATCATGGCCACCATCTGGAGGGAGCAcagcctccacacccccatgtacctCTTCCTGTGCGCCCTCTCCATCTCGGAGATCCTCTACACCTTCGCCATCATCCCGCGCATGCTGGCCGACCTGCTTTCCACCGACCGCTCCATCTCCTTCACAGCCTGTGCCAGCCAGATGTTCTTCTCCTTCATGTTTGGCTTCACCCACTCCTTCCTGCTCACAGTCATGGGCTATGAccgctacgtggccatctgccaccccctgCGCTACAACGTGCTCATGAGCCCCCGAGGCTGCGCCTGTCTGGTGGCCTGGTCCTGGGCTGGAGGCTCAGTCATGGGGTTGGTAGTGACATCTGCCATTTTCCACCTCATCTTTTGTGGACCCAATGAAGTCCACCATTTTGCTTGTCATGTGCCCCCACTATTGAAGTTGGCCTGTGGAACTGAAGTGCAGGTAGTGGCCAAGGGCGTGGGCCTGGTGTGTATCACTGCCCTGCTGGGCTGCGGTCTTCTCATCCTCTTGTCTTACGCCTTCATCGTGGCCGCCATCTTGAGGATCCCCTCAGCCGAGGGCCGGCACAAAGCCTTCTCCACGTGTGCGTCCCACCTCACCGTGGTGGTCGTGCACTACGGCTTTGCCTCTGTCATCTACCTCAAGCCCAAGGGTCCCCAGTCTCTGGAAGGAGACACGCTGATGGGCATCACCTACACGGTCCTCACTCCCTTCCTGAGCCCCATCATCTTCAGTCTCAGGAACAAGGAGCTGAAGATCACCATGAAGAAGACCTTCCTCAGCAAGCTGTACCCTGAAAAAATATGA